Proteins found in one Gordonia sp. PDNC005 genomic segment:
- the mshA gene encoding D-inositol-3-phosphate glycosyltransferase yields MTGRHVPRRLALISVHTSPLAQPGTGDAGGLNVYAWQTATRLAKRGVEVEIFTRATSSTDEPSVEAAPGVTVRHVPAGPFDGLDKRDLPGQLCAFSANVLRAEAAQEPGYYDLIHSHYWLSGQVGWLARDRWGVPLVHTAHTLAAVKNASLAEGDTAEPKLRVIGEQQVVDEADLLVVNTPTEASELVELYGADPNRVDIVVPGADLDRYVPGDKIAARARFGLAPDDVIVTFVGRIQPLKAPDVLMRAMAPLIRADSTGRLRLLVVGGPSGNGLGLPEALIELAASLGIAAGVTFLPPQSPTDLADVYRASDLVAVPSYSESFGLVALEAQACGVPVLAANVGGLGVAVADGVTGELVDGHDINQWTSRLAALLADPARLRSLGARAAVHAQGFSWDHTTDALLASYERATTAYRRAAGRSPGLFGLRRRRSRPRVTV; encoded by the coding sequence ATGACCGGTCGACATGTCCCGCGGCGCTTGGCACTCATCTCCGTGCACACGTCGCCGCTCGCACAGCCGGGCACCGGTGACGCGGGCGGTCTCAACGTCTACGCGTGGCAGACGGCGACTCGCCTCGCGAAGCGAGGAGTGGAGGTGGAGATCTTCACCAGGGCGACATCGTCGACCGATGAACCGAGTGTGGAGGCCGCGCCGGGCGTCACCGTCCGGCATGTGCCCGCCGGGCCGTTCGACGGTCTCGACAAGCGTGACCTGCCCGGTCAGCTGTGTGCCTTCTCGGCGAACGTGCTGCGAGCAGAAGCCGCACAGGAACCCGGCTACTACGACCTGATCCACTCCCATTACTGGCTGTCGGGTCAGGTCGGCTGGCTGGCCAGGGACCGCTGGGGTGTGCCGCTCGTCCACACCGCGCACACGCTCGCCGCAGTCAAGAACGCCTCGCTCGCCGAAGGCGACACCGCGGAACCGAAGCTGCGGGTGATCGGCGAGCAGCAGGTTGTCGACGAGGCCGATCTGCTGGTGGTCAACACTCCGACCGAGGCATCCGAACTCGTCGAGTTGTACGGAGCCGATCCGAACCGGGTGGACATCGTGGTCCCCGGCGCCGATCTCGATCGTTACGTGCCCGGCGACAAGATCGCCGCTCGAGCGCGCTTCGGCCTTGCACCCGACGATGTGATCGTGACGTTCGTCGGCCGGATTCAACCGCTCAAAGCACCCGACGTGTTGATGCGGGCGATGGCGCCGCTGATCCGGGCCGACTCGACTGGCCGACTCCGACTACTCGTCGTCGGTGGACCGTCCGGCAACGGACTCGGACTGCCCGAAGCACTCATCGAACTCGCGGCGAGCCTGGGGATCGCCGCGGGTGTCACCTTCCTACCGCCGCAATCGCCGACCGACCTGGCCGACGTGTACCGCGCGTCCGACCTGGTGGCGGTGCCGAGCTACTCGGAGAGTTTCGGTCTGGTGGCACTGGAAGCTCAGGCGTGTGGGGTTCCGGTCCTCGCGGCGAACGTCGGTGGACTCGGAGTCGCGGTCGCCGACGGGGTGACAGGCGAACTCGTCGACGGCCACGACATCAACCAGTGGACGTCGCGGCTCGCCGCGCTCCTCGCCGACCCCGCCCGACTTCGCAGCCTCGGTGCACGCGCTGCGGTGCACGCCCAGGGGTTCTCGTGGGATCACACCACCGACGCGCTGCTCGCCAGCTACGAGCGGGCGACCACCGCCTACCGACGTGCCGCAGGCCGCTCGCCTGGGCTGTTCGGTCTGCGTCGGCGTCGCTCTCGCCCGCGCGTCACCGTCTGA
- a CDS encoding zinc ABC transporter substrate-binding protein: MSSVRSFRAVAALIAATALVVSLAACSEESGPKDTDHPVVVASTDVWASVASAVSGENADVSALFSVPGGDPHEFEPTNADTARVLDANVIVMNGGHYDEYMERAAADAKGVKVTALEGASDAGGHEGHSHSEEHAFYDLAVVADTADRIADALAEVAPAHADAYHSNAKAFRTDVDALRARMSVIGRTHPNTRVAATEPLATALLESAGISDVAPAGFTAAVEEGQSPSAADRAAFDDLLTGRKVSALIYNVQAVDAATEAVLATANKAGVPVVQFTETLPDGVTDYIAWQSAQIAALERALTK, encoded by the coding sequence ATGTCTTCAGTCCGTTCATTCCGCGCCGTCGCGGCGCTCATCGCGGCCACCGCCCTGGTCGTCTCCTTGGCCGCATGCTCGGAGGAATCCGGCCCGAAGGACACCGACCATCCCGTCGTGGTCGCGTCGACCGACGTGTGGGCCTCCGTCGCCTCCGCGGTCAGCGGAGAGAACGCCGACGTCAGCGCACTCTTCTCGGTACCCGGCGGGGATCCGCATGAGTTCGAGCCGACAAACGCCGACACTGCGCGTGTGCTCGACGCGAATGTGATCGTCATGAACGGCGGCCATTACGACGAGTACATGGAGCGCGCCGCCGCCGACGCGAAGGGCGTCAAGGTGACCGCGCTGGAGGGCGCATCGGATGCGGGAGGCCACGAGGGACACTCTCACTCGGAGGAGCACGCGTTCTACGACCTCGCCGTCGTCGCCGACACCGCCGACCGCATCGCCGACGCGTTGGCCGAGGTGGCACCCGCACACGCCGACGCCTACCACTCGAACGCGAAGGCGTTCCGCACCGACGTCGACGCCCTGCGTGCCCGGATGTCCGTCATCGGACGCACACATCCGAACACCCGCGTAGCGGCGACCGAACCGCTCGCGACTGCTCTCCTCGAGTCTGCCGGGATCTCCGATGTGGCGCCTGCCGGATTCACGGCGGCCGTCGAAGAAGGCCAGTCCCCGTCTGCCGCGGACCGCGCCGCATTCGACGATCTGCTCACCGGTCGCAAGGTGTCCGCGCTGATCTACAATGTGCAGGCCGTCGACGCCGCCACCGAAGCCGTGCTCGCCACCGCGAACAAGGCCGGAGTACCCGTCGTTCAGTTCACCGAGACGCTGCCGGACGGCGTCACCGACTACATCGCATGGCAGTCCGCTCAGATCGCCGCGCTTGAGAGGGCCCTCACCAAGTGA
- a CDS encoding metal ABC transporter ATP-binding protein: MTEPVLRFTGSELSFGSRTLWRDLDLDVEPGEFIAVLGPNGSGKTTLLRTVLGQTSTTAGTMTVNGRLGYIPQQHADDSDTMMLRGRDLVGFGADGTSWGLGLRGLRTRRAQVDAALAEVDATRYASSPVGLLSGGEQQRLRIAQALTRDPAILLCDEPLASLDLKSQQLVVDLLDARRRRADTAILFVTHELNPVLPFVDRVLYLAGGQFRVGTVDEVMNSKTLSELYGSPIDVLRIGGRLVVVGGEDSHHCIEHGYADEAVS, encoded by the coding sequence GTGACCGAACCCGTACTGCGGTTCACCGGTTCCGAACTGTCGTTCGGATCTCGTACCCTCTGGCGTGACCTCGATCTCGACGTCGAGCCGGGTGAGTTCATCGCCGTGCTCGGACCGAACGGCTCCGGCAAGACGACTCTCCTGCGCACAGTCCTCGGCCAGACGTCGACAACGGCGGGGACGATGACCGTCAACGGCAGACTCGGGTACATCCCCCAGCAGCACGCCGACGATTCCGACACGATGATGCTCCGCGGCCGCGACCTCGTCGGGTTCGGCGCGGACGGCACTTCGTGGGGTCTGGGGCTCCGCGGACTGCGCACGCGTCGCGCCCAGGTCGACGCGGCTCTCGCCGAGGTCGACGCGACGCGCTACGCCTCGAGCCCTGTCGGTCTGCTGTCCGGCGGTGAGCAGCAGCGGCTGCGCATCGCACAAGCCCTCACTCGCGATCCGGCGATCCTGCTCTGCGACGAACCGCTCGCCAGTCTCGACCTGAAGAGCCAACAACTCGTCGTCGACCTGCTCGACGCGCGTCGCCGCCGGGCAGACACTGCGATCCTGTTCGTGACGCACGAGTTGAATCCCGTCCTCCCGTTCGTCGACCGCGTCCTCTACCTCGCGGGTGGGCAGTTCAGAGTCGGCACCGTCGACGAGGTGATGAACTCGAAGACCCTCTCCGAGCTCTACGGCAGTCCGATCGACGTGCTTCGCATCGGCGGTCGCCTTGTCGTCGTCGGCGGCGAGGACTCCCACCATTGCATCGAGCACGGATACGCCGACGAGGCCGTCTCGTGA
- a CDS encoding metal ABC transporter permease: MTTTVLAADMGNFWNFTQTGDLLSRAFVQQSLVAVALLGLIGGVLGPMIVARQMSFAVHGAAELSFTGAAAALLAGVGVNIGGVIGAVVAAAVFGLLGQRARERDSVIGVVMAFGLGLGVLFLSLYGRVGTGFALLTGQVVSVGRDGLIAVGITAVVVLTVFAIIYRPLLFASLDPRVAETAGVPTRLLSVVFAVLVGLAAAQGVQIIGALLVMSLLITPAAAASRLSANPTVVLMLSVVFAEAAAVGGLVLSLAPELPVSVMVTSISFAIYLGCRVFGMRRRD, from the coding sequence GTGACGACCACCGTCCTCGCCGCCGACATGGGCAACTTCTGGAACTTCACACAGACCGGCGATCTGCTCTCGCGTGCGTTTGTGCAGCAGTCGCTTGTCGCCGTCGCACTGCTCGGCTTGATCGGCGGTGTGCTCGGCCCGATGATCGTGGCCCGTCAGATGAGCTTCGCCGTCCACGGTGCAGCCGAATTGTCGTTCACCGGCGCCGCGGCCGCACTGCTCGCCGGGGTCGGCGTGAACATCGGTGGCGTGATCGGCGCAGTCGTCGCGGCCGCCGTGTTCGGTCTGCTCGGGCAGCGCGCACGCGAACGGGACTCGGTGATCGGCGTCGTGATGGCGTTCGGACTCGGCCTCGGTGTTCTGTTTCTGAGCCTCTACGGCCGTGTCGGGACCGGATTCGCATTGCTGACCGGGCAGGTTGTCAGCGTCGGACGGGATGGACTGATCGCAGTCGGCATCACCGCCGTGGTTGTTCTCACCGTGTTCGCGATCATCTACCGGCCGCTGCTGTTCGCGAGTCTCGACCCGCGCGTCGCCGAGACGGCAGGCGTCCCCACTCGCCTGCTCTCGGTGGTCTTCGCCGTCCTCGTCGGCCTGGCCGCCGCGCAGGGCGTTCAGATCATCGGCGCTCTGCTGGTGATGAGCCTGCTCATCACGCCTGCGGCGGCAGCGTCCCGATTGTCGGCGAACCCGACCGTTGTGTTGATGCTGTCCGTGGTGTTCGCCGAGGCCGCCGCAGTCGGCGGCTTGGTGCTCTCGCTGGCTCCCGAACTCCCCGTCTCGGTGATGGTCACCTCGATCTCGTTCGCGATCTATCTGGGCTGCCGTGTGTTCGGAATGCGCCGACGAGACTGA
- a CDS encoding DUF2599 domain-containing protein codes for MRRVRPMSLVVAAAAAGAVVLAACGTDPAAPASPTLTASSTPVSSSSDLSSSGSSSIPNTLPPPYIAGADWVQTDVGASLQIRPTANGRRVVGVTAGAEAWREVLAIAPDGDTPGMKAQFDCHWTFARIVQPDKPSWNLEPSRPVVSETEMISTRCNPGAKEEAN; via the coding sequence ATGAGGCGCGTGCGACCGATGTCGCTGGTGGTGGCCGCGGCCGCGGCAGGCGCCGTCGTTCTCGCAGCATGCGGGACGGACCCGGCCGCGCCGGCGTCACCCACGCTCACCGCGTCGTCCACGCCGGTCTCCTCGAGCTCAGACCTGTCGAGCAGCGGGAGTTCCTCGATCCCGAACACCCTGCCGCCGCCGTACATCGCGGGTGCCGATTGGGTGCAGACCGATGTGGGCGCGAGCCTGCAGATCCGTCCGACAGCGAACGGTCGTCGGGTCGTCGGCGTCACAGCGGGCGCGGAGGCGTGGCGTGAGGTCCTCGCGATCGCACCCGACGGCGACACTCCGGGGATGAAGGCGCAGTTCGACTGCCACTGGACCTTCGCCAGGATCGTTCAGCCGGACAAGCCCAGCTGGAATCTCGAACCTTCCCGCCCCGTCGTCTCCGAGACCGAGATGATCTCGACCCGATGCAACCCGGGTGCGAAGGAAGAGGCGAACTGA
- a CDS encoding carboxylesterase/lipase family protein has translation MAVMDTVVSLVEGAVQGKRGRGSRRGTISWKGIPFAAPPVGEKRWHAPEPVTPWPGTLECFDYGPAPVQEKLFTARASGRFQPRSEDCLTLNVFAPTTASVTPRPVMVFNYGGAYILGGTSTPIYDGSYLARSRDVIVVTVNYRFGPFGFLDLSDYSTPERRFDSNVGLRDMVAGLEWVQRNIGAFGGDPDRVTVFGESAGGSAVLTLLSTPSARGLFSRAISQSPAPELIVSKENSRIFADEFVRLVADPTRRRGPERTEEPLDPTDVARILDGASAHELLRIGNKLLGFARSANLSNPMPFAPTVDGEYLPQAPLDAARDGNTLPVPTIIGNNKDEGELFARFWDIMPDAAQALVGVDDPEIRMELELLYPGERDQVRMSADATFWEPTIRFAGYHSETAPTYVYRYDYAPALLNATGIGATHATELLAVFGIYRDPIGVGLAAAGSWGSTKRITATMQSNWTWFARKGVPSPAWPAYRKGDRRVMILDDPPRVVRDPDGARRAAWERVHVPAAVLVEATR, from the coding sequence ATGGCAGTGATGGACACGGTGGTGTCGCTCGTCGAGGGCGCGGTGCAGGGCAAGCGTGGACGCGGTTCGCGTCGCGGCACGATCTCCTGGAAGGGCATCCCGTTCGCTGCGCCGCCAGTCGGCGAGAAGCGTTGGCACGCACCGGAACCGGTCACGCCGTGGCCGGGAACGCTCGAGTGCTTCGACTACGGTCCGGCGCCGGTGCAGGAGAAGCTGTTCACCGCGCGGGCTTCGGGTCGGTTCCAGCCGCGCAGTGAGGACTGCCTGACGCTCAACGTTTTCGCGCCGACCACGGCGTCAGTGACGCCACGCCCGGTGATGGTCTTCAACTACGGCGGGGCCTACATCCTCGGCGGTACGTCGACGCCCATCTACGACGGTTCGTACCTGGCGCGGAGCCGCGACGTGATCGTGGTGACCGTGAACTACAGGTTCGGTCCGTTCGGCTTCCTCGATCTCAGCGACTACTCGACTCCCGAGCGGCGTTTCGACTCGAACGTCGGGCTCCGGGACATGGTCGCCGGACTGGAATGGGTCCAGCGCAACATAGGCGCGTTCGGTGGGGACCCGGACCGGGTGACCGTCTTCGGTGAGAGCGCGGGCGGCTCGGCGGTCCTGACACTGCTGTCCACGCCGTCGGCACGGGGGCTGTTCTCGCGGGCCATCTCGCAGAGCCCTGCGCCCGAGCTGATCGTGTCGAAGGAGAACTCGCGGATCTTCGCCGACGAGTTCGTCCGCCTCGTCGCCGACCCGACCCGCCGAAGGGGACCCGAGCGCACCGAGGAACCACTCGACCCGACAGACGTCGCGCGCATCCTCGACGGCGCGTCGGCGCATGAACTGCTGCGGATCGGCAACAAGCTGCTCGGGTTCGCGCGCAGCGCGAACCTGTCGAACCCGATGCCGTTCGCGCCGACCGTGGACGGCGAGTACCTGCCGCAGGCGCCGCTCGACGCGGCTCGGGACGGCAACACGTTGCCGGTTCCGACGATCATCGGCAACAACAAGGACGAAGGCGAGTTGTTCGCCAGATTCTGGGACATCATGCCCGATGCCGCACAGGCGCTCGTCGGCGTCGACGATCCGGAGATCCGGATGGAGCTCGAGCTCCTGTATCCGGGTGAGCGAGACCAGGTTCGCATGTCCGCGGATGCGACGTTCTGGGAACCGACGATCCGCTTCGCCGGGTACCACAGCGAGACGGCGCCGACCTACGTCTACCGCTACGACTACGCGCCCGCCCTCCTCAACGCGACAGGTATCGGCGCGACGCATGCGACAGAGCTCCTCGCGGTGTTCGGCATCTACCGCGACCCGATCGGTGTCGGTCTCGCGGCGGCGGGCAGTTGGGGTTCGACGAAGCGGATCACCGCGACCATGCAGTCGAACTGGACGTGGTTCGCGCGTAAGGGTGTGCCGTCGCCCGCATGGCCCGCGTACCGGAAGGGCGACCGTCGCGTGATGATCCTCGACGACCCACCGCGTGTGGTGCGTGATCCCGACGGTGCACGTCGCGCTGCATGGGAGCGGGTCCATGTGCCCGCGGCGGTGCTGGTCGAGGCGACCCGATGA
- a CDS encoding 5-oxoprolinase subunit PxpA produces MPRLWIDLNADLGEGVGDDSAMMPLISSANIACGFHAGTPTVLLNSCREAVRFDVRIGAQVSYPDLAGFGRRFIDVAPEDLIADVLYQVGALTALASTVGGRVAYVKPHGALYNTVVHHEAQARALVEAVRRTGLELMCLPGSAAQRFAREAAVPVIIEAFADRGYTPEGTLVPRSEPGALLTDSDEIAARVVDLARTGRITAVDGTVVDAEADSVCLHGDTPGAVEHARAVRTALADAGVDVAAR; encoded by the coding sequence ATGCCACGGCTCTGGATCGACCTCAACGCCGACCTCGGAGAAGGCGTCGGCGACGACAGCGCGATGATGCCGCTGATCAGCAGTGCGAACATCGCATGCGGCTTCCACGCAGGCACCCCGACAGTCCTTCTGAACTCCTGCCGAGAAGCCGTCCGATTCGACGTGCGGATCGGCGCCCAAGTGTCCTATCCCGACCTCGCGGGGTTCGGACGACGGTTCATCGACGTCGCGCCCGAGGACCTCATCGCCGACGTGCTGTACCAGGTCGGGGCGCTCACCGCGCTCGCGTCGACGGTCGGCGGCCGAGTCGCGTACGTGAAGCCCCACGGCGCGCTCTACAACACTGTCGTCCACCACGAGGCACAGGCGCGTGCGCTGGTGGAGGCTGTCCGGCGCACCGGCCTCGAGCTGATGTGCCTGCCTGGATCTGCCGCCCAGCGTTTCGCTCGGGAGGCGGCGGTTCCCGTGATCATCGAGGCCTTCGCCGATCGCGGATACACACCCGAGGGCACGCTGGTGCCCCGTTCGGAGCCCGGGGCCCTGCTGACCGACTCCGATGAGATCGCCGCCCGCGTAGTGGACCTGGCCAGAACCGGCCGGATCACCGCGGTCGACGGCACGGTGGTGGACGCGGAGGCCGACTCGGTCTGTCTCCACGGCGACACTCCGGGCGCCGTCGAACACGCCCGCGCCGTGCGCACCGCGTTGGCCGACGCCGGTGTGGACGTGGCGGCTCGATGA